The DNA segment AAttagagggatatatatatacatatgatatATTTAAATGTATAGGGGCGAGTATGTTATTCAGGAATTTAGAAGGGTATATATGTAAAACTTTCATGGTTTTAACCACACTCGCTTCTCGCTCTCTCAAAACCAATCTGTTCTTCTTCACACGCTGCGGCATATGACTTCGACTGCATTATTGAGCTCCTCGCTCGTCCTCCAACCCATTAAGCCCTGCAAGCCCTTCCTCCCCCGAAACCCTAGGATCCCACGGCCGCTCTTTCCGCTCTGCTCCGCGGAGCCGAAGCACCTCACgaaaggcggaggcggaggaaggAGGAGCCCTGTGGACGGCGGGCGGCGGAGTCCAAGAAGGGGCCCGCATGGGACCTCTCGAAGGTCCGCCATCAAGAAGAGCTTCGCCCAGGAGCAGGTCGTGTTCACCACGCCGGTGGCGAGGGATCCCGCTGTGGCGATCATCGGCGGTGGGGTCGCTGGTTTGGTATGCGCTCTCACGCTTGAGGAGAGAGGGATACGGTCGACGGTCTTCGATACGGTTAGGCGCTACCTCATTTTGATTTCATAGATTTTGATTTTCTGTCTTTATACGGCAAGAAATTGGAATTTGATTGGTTTAGAGGAATCTAGTTGTGGATATAGTTGATTAGGTAGGGTGAGTATTCCACGTAATTGGAGTGGTTTGACGTCACTGACCTAACAACTTGAGCATTTAAGCCTTTTCATGCATGTAAAGTTGTTTAGCTAGAGGATGTGAAACACATTCCTTCATGTTGTCCTATATCATGAAAATGATATCTATATAAATTACTTTTAAGGTGGTTCCATTAATCTAGGTCACTACTCGGACTGTTAGAAATCCCTTATCTTTAAGTGCATTTCCTGTTCTTCACAGAAGATTTTTTGTATATTGCATTTATGGAAATTAAGGGCATTTCCTGTTCCAAAAATACACATCACCATCGGAAGGTTTGTGCATGATTTCTGGAAATGTCTAGGTTGCAGCATCCAGGTGAGAGTTATCAAGTGCTTCAATATTGCCTAATTTGCAACTCCTAGAGAGATGTTAGCTTTTCCCCTCAACATTTCCAGGGCCCCAGGAATCCCATAAAGACTCTTTTTCAACATTTTCTGGGCTTAACAATTGAATCAATCATGTCAATGTGTTTGTTCTAAGCCATGATGGTGTTTGATCCTGAACTAAGATCTATACCCTTTTTTGTGGCCGATATTGTCCTTCATATGGTTAAATTGTAGGTTAAGATGCTCAACTCAAATTGCAATGCTGGAATATGTAGAATTGATTGGTCATTCCATGACATATATCATGAAAGCTTTGTGCTTGATGGGATTGAAAATTGTCTTGGATGGTGATATTTTCAAATGttcattaattttaaaattttgagaaattattAAGACAATGGGAAATGTGAATCAGATAAAATTTATATGAACGGATAATTATAAAGTATCATCTCTAATTACTGAAAATAAATAGACTTGTTTATTCAGAACAGCCTACTATGCACCATTTTATGCTCACTTGATGAAGCAAACATCATGATTTTAGAAGAAAGATGCGGGATGGAATCCTAGGAAAGCTGAACCTCTTGGTGAGTTTTTTTTCTTCTAGAACTTCTAATTCTACTTAGAATTAACTTATAGGCTGGTTGGTATTCTGAAGGAAATCCATGTTTTGCATCAACTTGTATGTTGTTGGTCTATTGTGTTCTGTATCTGCATTGGGGATACTATAATAACATGTTATCACTGTCTTGACTATAAGTGACATTGTAGTTatcttataataaatataatatgttGATTTTTCTGGTCCTATCTTAGGGGATGCATGGCTTAGGTGGGAGGATGGCAACGCGGATCATTGATTCCAGGACATGCATATTTGATCATGCTGCTCAGTTCTTTACTGTAAGTGATTTAAGATTTCAGAAGCTTGTTGATAGATGGTTGGAGAAAGGCTTGGTTCGGGAATGGAAGGGACTGTTAGTAGAACTTGAAGCTGGTGGGCATGCTTCTCCTGTACCGTATTCTGCTTCAAGATATGTAGGCATGAAAGGAATGCGTTCTCTGATGGATTCAATTATAAGTCAGGTCAAAGTTAAATTCTCTCTTTTATGTTTGAATGATTTTCCTCAGTAATTTTAAGAGGATCAGTGAATAATGAGTTTGAATTATGAAAATTTCCTTTCTGCTTCTTTTGTTCATTTGACTTCCAAATTCCATAATTGAATCAGAAATCAGCTTTGAACTCTGCTTTAGTTGCAAAATGTTATCCTAGTTTCATGCAACAGAATGAAAGAACCATATATCTGGCAAATATTACATTAGTCATTTAGATGAATATTTGTATAAGTTTTCTACTTCTGCACTTGTGACCTTCAGAAACAATTGGCACAACAGATGCTTTCTATTATGAAATTAAGAGTGAACCTATGGACACCAACCGTTATCCATATTTTGAAAAGTCAAGCATGCATTGCCTTCTAATTTTATGGTAGTTTATTATCTTGTTGACCAAGCATAGCTTTCAATTCCAAGATTATAAATATCAAAGATAAAATTATGGTGTCTCTAGTCCAAGTGCTGGGAATGCTGTTGGGTTAAATTGTGGCTAGAAGTTTGAAGTTCATCTGCATAAACACTGTCTCTAAGAGCTGATTGTGGTTCCACACAGGTGATATGTTGTTACACACAGGTGATTGTGGTTATCCTTTCTTTCTCTATGTTGGTATGCCTTCAAGCTCTGTGCTAAGTAGCATTTTAACTGCAACTGCAGAGTCGCATGGCTAATATTGTAAGGCCTTGTTGGATAAGTAAGCTTGAGCCATTTAATGGGACATGGCGATTGGCTGAGCAAGAGAAACCCCATGGCCAGTTTGATGCAGTTGTTATCGCACATAATGGTAATTATATTACGTCTATATCACTTCTAGGTGTTTTAGGTGAATCaagttattaatttttataattgcTCTGTAAAAATTATTTCTTGTCCTTCATGAAGTTATTTAATGTCCAATATTCTGCTCATGAAAACCATGAGAAGTGGCTCATAATTGATCCATGTTCCATTTGTTTCTCTTCTTGAGGTCTAAGCTTAGCTAGGAGATGCTTGGGAAAAGCATAGTGCTTCAAGGATATTAATATGAGTTATTATTGTTCTGACTGTTCTTCATTTATTCATTTATTCATTATTGCTAGGAGATGCTTGGGAAAAGCATAGTGCTACAAGGATATTAATATGCTTGGGCTAAGCCTCACATTGCATATTCATTTATTTTTCTGCTTGTAACTTCTTGAGAGCTGAACACAACTTCCCTTTGTTTTGTCATACAACCTTTTTCCTGTTCTCAGTTCCCTTCTTTGGCTTCCAAGACGATGTCTTTTAAGCAACTTCAACTATACATCCATCTACTTCTTGTTACAACTCTTACCCCTCTTCCAGAAAGGAATTACGACACTGGAAACAGAATATAGATTATTTAACTGAGATCcactaaatataaataatatattgtagATATCATCTATAAATTTGGGCATGGTTATCCTTTCTTTTTTCCACTTATGCATTCTTGTTAAAAGTAGGCAGTCATTCaatttatttatgattttaattATCTAATGCTGCATCAACAGGAAAATGTGCAAATCGTTTGCTTTCATCCTCAGGCTTACCACAACTAACTAAACAAATGAAGGTTGCTGCTGCACCTCCCCAGATGAATCTTGTCAAATACTGTAGGAATAGTACTTTATAGTCTTGgaaaattattaaaattcaaGTTGCTGTGTTCATGCATATTTTGGTGTTTGCAGACTCTAGAACTTAGTTCTATCTGGGCGCTTCTTGCAGCATTTGAAGATCCTCTTCCAATTTCTCAGAATAGAGATTTTGAAGGAGCTTTTGTGAAAGGTGTAGATTCTCTTTCATGGATGAGCAACAACACTAGCAAACTCTTCCCTTTGGAAAGTGACTTACCTCAGTGTTGGACCTTTTTTAGCACTGCAGCCTATGGAAAACGAAATAAAGTTCCACAGGTTGCTAAAAGTTTGTTCTTTTGCACCATATCTTTTTGGTTAATGCAATCAAGTATTACACATGACTGCATGCTATATCCCTGGTGGATCAGTTGCCTCATATTTCTTGCTGTTATTCATATTTTACAGATACTAGCTGGTGTTGATAGGGTACTTAAACGAAATTTACATGAACATACAGGAAAACATCCCTAGTGCCACAGCAGAAAAAGTAAAGGATGATATACTTGAGGGTGTAGAGTCTGCTCTTGGATTATCCAAAGGATCACTACAGAAACCATTTTATACCAGGGTCCAATTATGGTATGCATTGTCTTTCCAAATAATAAACATTCAGAAAAAATTTATGTGAATTGGCTTGTGAGTGTATACTTATGCTCTTTTATTATCCTAGGGGTGCAGCTCTTCCAACAAATTCTCCTGAGATTCCTTGTATCTTCGACCCTAATGGGCGTGCAGGAATTTGTGGTGACTGGTTACTTGGGTCGAGTGTAGAAGCTGCAGCTTTAAGCGGAATGTCTCTTGCCCATCATGTGAGTACCCTCTCAATTTATTGTTTTCTAGTTCAACTTCAAGTTTACTTATGACAACATTTTCATTGTTGGTCATTAGACTGCACTACACATCCGTTTATGGTGCACTGTAGAACCTTTGATGAGCATGTACTGATCAGATCCAGTATAGCCTGAACCACAAAGATCCATATTAAATAACTTTGCGGGCATTAAGCTTTTTTATCCAGTCCTCTTACAAACTTGAACCTGCATAGTTCACCAATATGTTCTGAACCATTCCAGCCGCATCCGAGAGGTTGCTGCAATATAGATATCAACTGTAACTAGCTTGAACGAAACTGTATGCCCACAAATGAGCCATATGTTAACTGTCACAGATGCCCTTGAATGATGTACAAATTAATAACCTGGACAAACTGAATGCTGATTGATAAATATTGCCTTTTCTTGTGTGCTTATGAAAAACCTACCAAGGATTTATGTAAAACTTCCTGTGGAAGGTGGTGACAACTGTGGTTGGAAGAAGCCTGTGGAAGTTGATAATCAGAGAGGCGTTGAAACAAAGATTCAAATACCAGTCAGATCGATATAAtaccaaataatatttatctatttGACTAAAGACATGTACCGGACTTCAGTACTTTAGTATTCTATTTTTCTTGTGGTATGGATGGTACTGGTCTGTCTACTGTCAGGTATACCAATTTATATCAGTTAAACTGGTTGCCAAAACTGGTATTATACTAACAATTAATCCTTGCTTCAAAgtatcatataaaatataaattgaagTACATACTAGGACAGGTTATAAGTCAAGCAAAGTATCTTAGTTGTGTACAGAGGTGTCAATGAAATGAATCAAATGTAACTGGCATGATGGCTTTTGAACTAATAGGACAATTTGAAATACTTCCCAAACAATTAACAtaggcatatgtatatatatagactaATTTTAGACCAAGAGTTATAGAGTTATCCATTTTTTGGGAATTGAGAAAGTGGGATGTGTTTGTCCAGgttatggtagtatgatagctaaCAAtcgtatcaaaaggagaaaagatctCTTTGCAAACAATATAACTCATGAGTCACCATTGGATGTCTTTGGCATTTGCTTTCTTTTTTTCAACGTCTAATCTTACATGAAAATTTCTCAAAGTTGCATTAACTAAATGTCTTTggattatgcaaaaaaaaaaaatctaaagcacCTTAATAGAAGAATAGGCTTGAGAAAATGGGGGATTTTCTCTAGGAATTTA comes from the Musa acuminata AAA Group cultivar baxijiao chromosome BXJ2-8, Cavendish_Baxijiao_AAA, whole genome shotgun sequence genome and includes:
- the LOC135618631 gene encoding uncharacterized protein LOC135618631 isoform X2 encodes the protein MTSTALLSSSLVLQPIKPCKPFLPRNPRIPRPLFPLCSAEPKHLTKGGGGGRRSPVDGGRRSPRRGPHGTSRRSAIKKSFAQEQVVFTTPVARDPAVAIIGGGVAGLVCALTLEERGIRSTVFDTGMHGLGGRMATRIIDSRTCIFDHAAQFFTVSDLRFQKLVDRWLEKGLVREWKGLLVELEAGGHASPVPYSASRYVGMKGMRSLMDSIISQVICCYTQSRMANIVRPCWISKLEPFNGTWRLAEQEKPHGQFDAVVIAHNGKCANRLLSSSGLPQLTKQMKTLELSSIWALLAAFEDPLPISQNRDFEGAFVKGVDSLSWMSNNTSKLFPLESDLPQCWTFFSTAAYGKRNKVPQENIPSATAEKVKDDILEGVESALGLSKGSLQKPFYTRVQLWGAALPTNSPEIPCIFDPNGRAGICGDWLLGSSVEAAALSGMSLAHHMADYFQSGGTQPDEFAIGLNNPFHAIAGHDIGQFPGLKSGEQVEPEACPAL
- the LOC135618631 gene encoding uncharacterized protein LOC135618631 isoform X3; its protein translation is MTSTALLSSSLVLQPIKPCKPFLPRNPRIPRPLFPLCSAEPKHLTKGGGGGRRSPVDGGRRSPRRGPHGTSRRSAIKKSFAQEQVVFTTPVARDPAVAIIGGGVAGLVCALTLEERGIRSTVFDTGMHGLGGRMATRIIDSRTCIFDHAAQFFTVSDLRFQKLVDRWLEKGLVREWKGLLVELEAGGHASPVPYSASRYVGMKGMRSLMDSIISQSRMANIVRPCWISKLEPFNGTWRLAEQEKPHGQFDAVVIAHNGKCANRLLSSSGLPQLTKQMKTLELSSIWALLAAFEDPLPISQNRDFEGAFVKGVDSLSWMSNNTSKLFPLESDLPQCWTFFSTAAYGKRNKVPQENIPSATAEKVKDDILEGVESALGLSKGSLQKPFYTRVQLWGAALPTNSPEIPCIFDPNGRAGICGDWLLGSSVEAAALSGMSLAHHMADYFQSGGTQPDEFAIGLNNPFHAIAGHDIGQFPGLKSGEQVEPEACPAL
- the LOC135618631 gene encoding uncharacterized protein LOC135618631 isoform X1, whose amino-acid sequence is MTSTALLSSSLVLQPIKPCKPFLPRNPRIPRPLFPLCSAEPKHLTKGGGGGRRSPVDGGRRSPRRGPHGTSRRSAIKKSFAQEQVVFTTPVARDPAVAIIGGGVAGLVCALTLEERGIRSTVFDTGMHGLGGRMATRIIDSRTCIFDHAAQFFTVSDLRFQKLVDRWLEKGLVREWKGLLVELEAGGHASPVPYSASRYVGMKGMRSLMDSIISQVICCYTQSRMANIVRPCWISKLEPFNGTWRLAEQEKPHGQFDAVVIAHNGKCANRLLSSSGLPQLTKQMKVAAAPPQMNLVKYSFEDPLPISQNRDFEGAFVKGVDSLSWMSNNTSKLFPLESDLPQCWTFFSTAAYGKRNKVPQENIPSATAEKVKDDILEGVESALGLSKGSLQKPFYTRVQLWGAALPTNSPEIPCIFDPNGRAGICGDWLLGSSVEAAALSGMSLAHHMADYFQSGGTQPDEFAIGLNNPFHAIAGHDIGQFPGLKSGEQVEPEACPAL